The genomic stretch ATTGATCTCGGCCCAGAAGCCGGTGACGTTGGCGAACAGACCATCGGTACGGAACTTGGCCCCAATCTCAGCCTGTTTGACCGGGTCATAGGCCGCATCGGCATCAAGCAGACTTCCATCGACTGTGCTGATCGCGGGAGAATACAGAATCGCCGACGCCGCTGCCCGCGCCCCTTTACTGTATCGGGTGAAGCCCGAGAAATTCTGGGAGAAGCGATAGTTCGCGCTGACGGAATAGGACGTATAGTCGTAACTATAATCTACCGGGGTTGCATTCGTAGAGGGAATGAAGGCGAACGTCCGTTCCGCTTCAGAAAGAACACCGTCATTGTCCACATCGATGGTCTGGACGTCGGTGGCGCGGTTACTGGCGGTCGTGCCACTGACGTCACCACTATCAAAGCGCAACGAGCCACCGACCGCCAGTTTCCCCAAACGATAGTTCAACGAACCGTAGGGCGCGAAGACGCTATAGGTCACGTCAGTGCGCGATTTGCCGCCGGCGGCCGCTGGACCGGTGAAGTTCACAACGCCGTCCTGTGTGCGGGGCGTGCCGTTCAGATTGAAGATATTCACCATGGCCGACCGACCACCGCCCGTGACGTCCTGCAAGAACGGGATCAAGGTGCGGTTCATCTTCAGGTCTTGTTCGGCGTTATAGACGCCCAGGGTCGTCGTCAGTTCACCGGCGCCGATGGTCCAGGCACGGCTGGCGCGCAGATCGTTGGTGAAGTTGTTAAAGCTATCGAGTTCATTGCGAACCAGCATCGAATAGGAGAGCAACCCGTTCCCGTTCACCGTTGCTGGGTTGATCGCCTGCCCGGCTTGCGGCCCGCTGGCGTAGGACAGCGTGCCCGGACGCCCGCCCAGAGCAAAGGGCGCTGCGGCGGCCGGGAAGGCTGCGAGTCCGAAATGTATGTTGCCTGTGCCTGACTGGTCGGAATACCGCATATGCTCGGATATGGTCCAACCATGGAGCTTAAAGCGTGTCTTGAACCCGACGGCGCGCACGACCGCGCGGTTTCCATCGTTCAGATTGGCCTCACTCAGCACGTTGTCGCCATTGATCAGCGGGAAGACGTTCGTGTTGCGCGCCGTCAGCGTATCGCTCTTGATCGAAAAACCCGCGACGCTGGTATAGTCAGGATCATCGTTGGTTCCGGACACCAAAAGTGGAGCCGGACCGTAGGAGGTGACCGCATCGTCAAGGAATTTGGCTTCTAGACGAACGAATCCGCCGTCGAACTCCTTAGTGACATTCGCCTTGATCTGACCGCCTTGGTTGCCCTTGAAACCGGACTCGCGTGGCCCCTCGCCCTCGCGATAGAAGCCGCCGATATGATACCGGAGTGTATCGCTCAGGTGACCGCCATAGCTGAAGTCGCCGCGGTAGGTGTCGTAGTCCAGACCGGCGGAGGCCTGGAAGGACCCGCCTTCAACCTCCCCCGTGTTTGAAATGAGGTTGATGACGCCTCCAGGCGCATTGGAGGCGAAGGTGGAGGCGGACCCGCCGCGGATCGACTCGATCTGAGCGACGCTCAGGTCATATCTGAGGAAATAATCCGGGATCACCCCCATGATATCCCCGAACTCCATGACGGGGAGGCCGTCTTCCTGGAACTGGAGATATTTGGCCCCCGAGCCGACCATGGGCAGCCCCCGGATGGTGTAGTTGCCGTTGACGTCGCCGCCCCCCGCTTCAGCACGAATGCCCGGGATGGTGCGGAACAAGTCAGTGATGGAATAGGCGCCGATCTTCGAGATTTCGACGTCGTCGATCGAACTGGTGGATGTCGCGCTGTCGAGGCGATCCCGCGCCTTGGCGACCCCCGTGACGACAACGTCGTCATTCGCCCGGGCGCGACTGGCCTCCCAGGCGGTCTGGCGCGGCGGCGGCTCTTCCGTCTGCGCAAATGATGGCGCGGCCAGCAACAGTGGAGCGAGCGCAACGGTCAGGTATAAGGATCTCAAGAACGCCTCCGAATATTTATGTGGTCGCCCATTCGATATGAAACATATCTGCCCACAAGAGCTTCGCCTGACCACTTGACGCCAGTCGAATACATTAACGGGGGCTTCGCATTTCATAACGCGTCACTACGCGCTTCTACGGACCAGATTTGGCCATGAATGAGACAATATCGAAACGAAGCGAGCGCTCCTGGCGAGCGTCAGCGGCAAACGTCTGGGCAACCGAAAATCTGGCGCGGACGTCGCCGCCCTCGACCTCGATCCGAGCTGCGTCGGCCCATGTCGCCGGGGCTCAGAAGAATGTATTCGCGCGGGCGTCTCTCGCCGCCTGAACGGTTAAGATTATACGTTTTTATTTAGGGACTTACGCACCTTAAGCCGGCGCCGAAGTACAATCGAACAGCCGGTGACGCAGCCCCGCGGCGCATCGCTATAGGGCTGGTTTCCAAGACGCTTCGTTGAAGAATCTTGCTGTAAAAGCAGCCGGCCTAACGGTTGTTTCGAGCGAGCCACCGCGATTCAGAGCGGCGACCAGCAAATCATCTTCGCTTGCTGGACAAGCCTGGTGCGGGCGGCCGGGGTCGAACCGGCAAGGACTTTCGTCCGGCAGATTTTAAGTCTGCTGCGTCTACCAGTTTCGCCACGCCCGCGAGCCGGTCCGGCTCTATAGCCAGACCGGCGCACGGGGCCAAGCGGATCAGTGCGTCGGCGTCGCGGCGGCGGGCCGCATAGCACGGAAGTCCACATCGGAATCGGCGATCAGCCAGACCAGGCCGGCCCAGGCGGCGACGTTTTGGGTCAGCTGCGCCGGATCAATCTTATCCAGGGTGTCGTTGGCGGTGTGGTGCAGGTCGAAATAGCGGGTTCCGTCCTGGGCCAGACCGAAGAAGGGCACGCCGAGCGGGCCGAGCGGGCCGATATCGACGCCGCCGTCGGTCTCGACGCGATCCGAGGCCAGAACCCCGATCGGGTAGAGCACCCGCGTCGCCGCCTTCTGGAAGTCAGACCCTTGCGCGCCGGCGGGCAGTCGCAGGGCGTAGACGCGATCGGCGCCGAAATCGCTTTCGCCGGCGATGATGTGTTTCTCCGCCGCCGCGCCCAGGGCGCGGGCGTAAACGCCGCCGCCGTTGCCGGTCTCGGGCGTCGGCTGGGCCACTTCTTCGGAGCCATAGAAGATCACCCGGATCGTGCGGGCGGGGCGGCGGCCGCTGTCGGCGATGGCCTTGGCCGCTGCGACCGTGATGGCCCCGCCCGCGCCGTCGTCGATGGCGCCAGTGCCCAGGTCCCAGCTGTCCATATGCGAGCCCAGAACGATGACCTCGTCCGGCCGGGTGGCGCCCGGCAGGTCGCCGATGACGTTCTGGCTGTGGGTCACATAGGTGTGGGCGGTCGAGGTCAGGCGCATCCGCATCGGTTCGCCCAGGGCGATCAGACGGCTGACCTGATCGGCGTCCGGCGCCGACAGGGCGAAGGACGGAATAGTGGGCTTGCCGTCGACATAGCGGGTGGTGCCGGTGTGGGGCATGCGGTCCTCGTCCGAGCCGACCGACCGCATGACGAAGGCCGCCGCGCCCTTGGCCGCCGCCACGCCCGGCCCGGCGCCGCGCACGCGGGTCTGGGGCCCATAGCCTGAGCCGTCCTGCATAGCGTGCATCTGGCCCAGGTCGACATAGACGATCTTGCCGCGCACGGCGGCGTCAGGCGCCGCCTGTAGGTCTTCAAAACTGGAGAAGCGCACGACGTCCGCCTCGATCCCGCCGCGCGGCGTGGCCGGCGAGTGGCCCAGGGCGGCGGCGACCAGGGCCTGGGCGTTCTTGCCGACGATGGCGGCGGAGCCTTCGCCCCGCTCCCAGCCGACCAGAGGAAATTGTTCGACACGGACGTTCTGGAAGCCGTGCGCGCGCAGATAGTCTGCGGCCCAGGCGGCGGCGTCCTGTTCAGATTTCGACCCGGCAGGCCGGGCGCCGAAGCGGGTGGTCAGCTGGGTGACGTAGTCCAGAGCGATGTTGGACGTCAGGGCCGCGTCGCGGATCGCGACGGCCCGCTCTACGGTCGCGGCGTCCTGGGCCGACGCCTGGGGCGCGAGAGCGACAAGGCCGAGCGCAAAGGCGCTGACGGACAACAGGCGAAGGGACATCGGCAGACTCCAGACTGGGGAAGACTGCGACCCTAGAAAGACTTAGTCGTTCTGGAAATAGGGTTCGACCGGACCCTGCAATTTGACCGTAAGAGCCTTGCCCTTGCGGTCCACACGGTTGCCCAGGGCCAGGCGCACCCAGCCCTCGGAGACGCAATATTCCTCGACGTTGGTCTTTTCCTCGCCCTTGAAGCGGATGCCGACGCCGCGTTGCAGCACGTCCGCATCGTGGAAGGGGCTGGACGGATCGACAGAAAGGCGGTCGGGGGGCGTGTCGGACATGATCGTTCGGCGGCTCGAATATCGGGAAGGCGCGGTGATAGCCGCGCCCGGCCCGTATGCCAACCGAAACCGCCGATCAGCGGCCTATGACCATCTGGGTGGCCAAAGCCACAAACCAGTAGACAGCGCCGAACAGCCCCATGATCAGGGGCCGCCTCAGGCGGTGAGCAATGTAGAGAAGTTCGCCGATCATGTCGCACCATCCACCATGAATCCGCCCTCTTACGGGGCGTGAAAGGATGATCCGCTAGAATGGTTAGCTTGTCGGTTCAGTTGGACTAGGGATGAGTCCGGATGCGGCCTACTGCACCGTCTGGCGCGGCTGGGCGTTGTCTCCGCCGGACGGCTGGTAGGCCTGGGGCCCGGCGGCGGGAGGCGTGGCGGCGGGGGTCGCGGCCGGACGCGCTGCGCGACGCGCCGCAGGACGGGGCGCCTGGCGGGCCGGAGTGGCGGGAGCGACGACCGGCGTGGCGGCTGGAGTCGCCGCTGGGCCTGTTGGAGCCTGGGCGACGCC from Brevundimonas sp. SL130 encodes the following:
- a CDS encoding TonB-dependent receptor domain-containing protein, which gives rise to MRSLYLTVALAPLLLAAPSFAQTEEPPPRQTAWEASRARANDDVVVTGVAKARDRLDSATSTSSIDDVEISKIGAYSITDLFRTIPGIRAEAGGGDVNGNYTIRGLPMVGSGAKYLQFQEDGLPVMEFGDIMGVIPDYFLRYDLSVAQIESIRGGSASTFASNAPGGVINLISNTGEVEGGSFQASAGLDYDTYRGDFSYGGHLSDTLRYHIGGFYREGEGPRESGFKGNQGGQIKANVTKEFDGGFVRLEAKFLDDAVTSYGPAPLLVSGTNDDPDYTSVAGFSIKSDTLTARNTNVFPLINGDNVLSEANLNDGNRAVVRAVGFKTRFKLHGWTISEHMRYSDQSGTGNIHFGLAAFPAAAAPFALGGRPGTLSYASGPQAGQAINPATVNGNGLLSYSMLVRNELDSFNNFTNDLRASRAWTIGAGELTTTLGVYNAEQDLKMNRTLIPFLQDVTGGGRSAMVNIFNLNGTPRTQDGVVNFTGPAAAGGKSRTDVTYSVFAPYGSLNYRLGKLAVGGSLRFDSGDVSGTTASNRATDVQTIDVDNDGVLSEAERTFAFIPSTNATPVDYSYDYTSYSVSANYRFSQNFSGFTRYSKGARAAASAILYSPAISTVDGSLLDADAAYDPVKQAEIGAKFRTDGLFANVTGFWAEINETNQQILTGTDGIARPALVKRGYKAIGAEFEGGVRRGPFSLSAGATITSAEITEAEDSTLVGNTPRRQADVLYQLMPQYDTDLFTVGASIVGTTESYAQDTNQLKIPGYATVNAFLQVRPVDRVVLSLNANNLFDEMAITSVSAGSLPASGIVTAQALPGRTVTAAVRFYF
- a CDS encoding M20/M25/M40 family metallo-hydrolase yields the protein MSLRLLSVSAFALGLVALAPQASAQDAATVERAVAIRDAALTSNIALDYVTQLTTRFGARPAGSKSEQDAAAWAADYLRAHGFQNVRVEQFPLVGWERGEGSAAIVGKNAQALVAAALGHSPATPRGGIEADVVRFSSFEDLQAAPDAAVRGKIVYVDLGQMHAMQDGSGYGPQTRVRGAGPGVAAAKGAAAFVMRSVGSDEDRMPHTGTTRYVDGKPTIPSFALSAPDADQVSRLIALGEPMRMRLTSTAHTYVTHSQNVIGDLPGATRPDEVIVLGSHMDSWDLGTGAIDDGAGGAITVAAAKAIADSGRRPARTIRVIFYGSEEVAQPTPETGNGGGVYARALGAAAEKHIIAGESDFGADRVYALRLPAGAQGSDFQKAATRVLYPIGVLASDRVETDGGVDIGPLGPLGVPFFGLAQDGTRYFDLHHTANDTLDKIDPAQLTQNVAAWAGLVWLIADSDVDFRAMRPAAATPTH
- a CDS encoding DUF3297 family protein, which translates into the protein MSDTPPDRLSVDPSSPFHDADVLQRGVGIRFKGEEKTNVEEYCVSEGWVRLALGNRVDRKGKALTVKLQGPVEPYFQND